In Mytilus edulis chromosome 6, xbMytEdul2.2, whole genome shotgun sequence, the following proteins share a genomic window:
- the LOC139528539 gene encoding integrase/recombinase xerD homolog: MALYIVDSKSENTSKKYFAGFNRWKLFINEHGFSDLPAEPVHVALYLTFLIDKHSSPSVLQSAIYSIKWAHELNGYIDPTSNSFIKFLLESCKRRNGKPVVKKDPVDNIMLRELCSIYQDSSDLLVIRDLTMILIAYAGFLRFDELSSLTCRDIKIYEEYMSIFLSHSKTDQYRQGNEILISKGSSQACPLLMYKRYLGLSSLDVDSDHFVFRPIFRSGGTAKLIYKNKKLSYTAARQNIVKRLKMVAPHLNLGLHSLRSGGASAAAKSDVNERCIKRHGRWKSD, from the coding sequence ATGGCTTTGTACATAGTGGATTCGAAAAGTGAAAATACGTCAAAGAAGTACTTTGCCGGATTTAATCGTTGGAAGTTATTCATTAATGAACATGGTTTTTCTGATTTACCAGCCGAACCAGTACATGTAGCGTTATACTTAACATttcttattgacaaacattcttCACCAAGTGTATTACAGTCCGCGATTTATTCTATAAAATGGGCTCACGAATTGAACGGTTACATAGACCCTACAAGcaattcattcataaaatttcTATTAGAATCGTGCAAAAGGCGAAACGGTAAACCAGTCGTGAAAAAAGACCCAGTTGATAACATTATGCTTAGAGAACTATGTTCTATATATCAGGATTCTAGTGATTTATTAGTGATTAGGGATTTAACTATGATACTTATAGCTTATGCAGGTTTTTTACGTTTTGATGAATTAAGTTCATTAACTTGTAGGGATATTAAGATATATGAGGAATACATGTCTATCTTTTTGTCGCATAGCAAAACTGATCAATATAGACAGGGCAACGAAATTTTGATTTCCAAAGGGAGTTCTCAAGCATGTCCCCTTTTGATGTATAAGCGTTATTTGGGTTTATCTAGTTTAGATGTTGATTCTGATCATTTTGTTTTCAGACCCATATTTAGATCGGGTGGTACAGctaagttaatttataaaaataagaagcttAGTTATACAGCAGCCAGGCAAAATATCGTTAAAAGGTTGAAAATGGTTGCTCCACACCTTAACTTAGGTTTACACTCATTACGTTCAGGTGGCGCTTCTGCTGCAGCCAAGTCAGATGTTAATGAGAGATGTATAAAGAGGCATGGACGTTGGAAATCTGATTGA